Proteins from one Pithys albifrons albifrons isolate INPA30051 chromosome 2, PitAlb_v1, whole genome shotgun sequence genomic window:
- the EZR gene encoding ezrin isoform X1, producing MAPSPVALLCWARTELPGSSQKRSFHRAPGSPEINVRVVTMDAELEFAIQPNTTGKQLFDQVVKTIGLREVWYFGLQYVDNKGFQTWLKLDKKVSAQEIRKENPLQFKFRAKFFPEDVSEELIQDITQKLFFLQVKEGILSDEIYCPPETAVLLGSYAVQAKFGDYNKEVHKPGYLNSERLIPQRVMDQHKLSREQWEERIQVWHAEHSGMLKESAMLEYLKIAQDLEMYGINYFEIKNKKGTDLWLGVDALGLNIYEKDDKLTPKIGFPWSEIRNISFNDKKFVIKPIDKKAPDFVFYAPRLRINKRILQLCMGNHELYMRRRKPDTIEVQQMKAQAREEKHQKQLERKQLEDEKRRRETIEREKEQMLREKEELLVRLQEYEVKTQKAEKELSDQIQRAIQLEEERRRAQEEAERLEADRLAALQAKEELERQTMDQIKSQEQLATELAEYTAKIALLEEARRRKESEVEEWQIRAREAQEDLVKTKEELHLVMTAPPPPPPPVYEPVNYHVHDNLQDEGSEYSAYSAEFSSEGIRNDRNEEERITEAEKNARVQSQLRALTDELAQARHENKRTQNDIIHSENMRQGRDKYKTLRQIRQGNTKQRIDEFEAM from the exons GTGGTTAAAACTATAGGTTTGCGAGAAGTGTGGTACTTTGGTCTTCAGTATGTGGACAATAAAGGCTTCCAGACTTGGCTGAAGCTTGATAAAAAG GTTTCTGCTCAGGAAATCAGAAAGGAGAATCCCCTCCAATTCAAATTCCGTGCCAAGTTCTTCCCAGAGGATGTGTCTGAAGAGCTGATCCAGGACATCACGCAGAAGCTCTTCTTCCTGCAGGTGAAGGAAGGGATCCTCAGTGATGAAATCTACTGTCCTCCTGAAACAGCAGTACTTCTTGGCTCCTATGCCGTGCAGGCCAAATTTGGAGATTATAACAAAGAGGTGCACAAGCCTGGATACCTCAATTCAGAACGTCTGATCCCCCAAAG GGTAATGGATCAGCATAAACTCTCCAGAGAGCAGTGGGAAGAACGGATCCAGGTGTGGCATGCTGAACACAGTGGCATGCTCAA AGAGAGTGCCATGCTGGAATACCTGAAGATTGCCCAAGACCTGGAGATGTATGGAATCAACTACTTTGAAATCAAGAATAAGAAGGGAACTGACCTTTGGCTGGGTGTTGATGCCTTGGGGCTCAACATCTATGAAAAGGATGATAA acTAACTCCAAAGATTGGGTTCCCCTGGAGTGAAATCAGAAACATCTCTTTCAATGACAAGAAGTTTGTTATAAAGCCTATTGACAAGAAGGCACCA GACTTTGTCTTTTATGCCCCTCGTCTGAGAATTAACAAGCggatcctgcagctctgcatgggCAACCATGAGCTGTATATGCGGCGCAGGAAGCCTGACACTATTGAGGTGCAACAAATGAAAGCCCAGGCCCGGGAAGAGAAGCACCAGAAACAACTGGAAAG GAAACAACTAGAAGAtgaaaagaggaggagggagacaattgaaagggagaaagagcaaatgctgagagagaaggaggagctGTTGGTGAGACTACAAGAGTATGAAGTGAAGactcagaaagcagagaaag AGCTCTCAGATCAGATCCAAAGAGCTATTCaactggaggaggaaaggagacgAGCCCAGGAAGAAGCAGAACGTTTGGAAGCTGACCGtttggctgctctgcaggccAAGGAGGAGCTGGAAAGACAAACTATGGACCAGATAAagagccaggagcagctg GCTACAGAACTTGCAGAGTATACAGCCAAGATTGCACTTCTTGAAGAGGCAAGAAGGCGTAAAGAGAGTGAGGTTGAAGAGTGGCAAATCAGA GCCAGGGAAGCCCAGGAGGATCTGGTAAAGACAAAGGAGGAGTTACACTTGGTAATGACTGCTCCACCTCCACCCCCACCACCTGTCTATGAGCCAGTGAACTACCATGTCCATGATAACTTGCAAGATGAAGGCTCTGAGTACTCTGCCTACAGCGCGGAGTTCTCCAGCGAGGGGATCAGGAATGACCGCAACGAGGAAGAGCGCATTACTGAAGCAGAAAAGAATGCACGTGTACAGAGTCAGCTGAGG GCGCTGACAGATGAGCTGGCCCAGGCTAGACATGAAAATAAGAGGACCCAAAATGACATTATCCACTCAGAGAACATGCGCCAGGGACGTGACAAGTACAAAACGCTGCGGCAGATCCGGCAAGGCAACACCAAGCAGAGAATCGATGAGTTCGAGGCAATGTAA
- the EZR gene encoding ezrin isoform X2: MPKPINVRVVTMDAELEFAIQPNTTGKQLFDQVVKTIGLREVWYFGLQYVDNKGFQTWLKLDKKVSAQEIRKENPLQFKFRAKFFPEDVSEELIQDITQKLFFLQVKEGILSDEIYCPPETAVLLGSYAVQAKFGDYNKEVHKPGYLNSERLIPQRVMDQHKLSREQWEERIQVWHAEHSGMLKESAMLEYLKIAQDLEMYGINYFEIKNKKGTDLWLGVDALGLNIYEKDDKLTPKIGFPWSEIRNISFNDKKFVIKPIDKKAPDFVFYAPRLRINKRILQLCMGNHELYMRRRKPDTIEVQQMKAQAREEKHQKQLERKQLEDEKRRRETIEREKEQMLREKEELLVRLQEYEVKTQKAEKELSDQIQRAIQLEEERRRAQEEAERLEADRLAALQAKEELERQTMDQIKSQEQLATELAEYTAKIALLEEARRRKESEVEEWQIRAREAQEDLVKTKEELHLVMTAPPPPPPPVYEPVNYHVHDNLQDEGSEYSAYSAEFSSEGIRNDRNEEERITEAEKNARVQSQLRALTDELAQARHENKRTQNDIIHSENMRQGRDKYKTLRQIRQGNTKQRIDEFEAM, translated from the exons GTGGTTAAAACTATAGGTTTGCGAGAAGTGTGGTACTTTGGTCTTCAGTATGTGGACAATAAAGGCTTCCAGACTTGGCTGAAGCTTGATAAAAAG GTTTCTGCTCAGGAAATCAGAAAGGAGAATCCCCTCCAATTCAAATTCCGTGCCAAGTTCTTCCCAGAGGATGTGTCTGAAGAGCTGATCCAGGACATCACGCAGAAGCTCTTCTTCCTGCAGGTGAAGGAAGGGATCCTCAGTGATGAAATCTACTGTCCTCCTGAAACAGCAGTACTTCTTGGCTCCTATGCCGTGCAGGCCAAATTTGGAGATTATAACAAAGAGGTGCACAAGCCTGGATACCTCAATTCAGAACGTCTGATCCCCCAAAG GGTAATGGATCAGCATAAACTCTCCAGAGAGCAGTGGGAAGAACGGATCCAGGTGTGGCATGCTGAACACAGTGGCATGCTCAA AGAGAGTGCCATGCTGGAATACCTGAAGATTGCCCAAGACCTGGAGATGTATGGAATCAACTACTTTGAAATCAAGAATAAGAAGGGAACTGACCTTTGGCTGGGTGTTGATGCCTTGGGGCTCAACATCTATGAAAAGGATGATAA acTAACTCCAAAGATTGGGTTCCCCTGGAGTGAAATCAGAAACATCTCTTTCAATGACAAGAAGTTTGTTATAAAGCCTATTGACAAGAAGGCACCA GACTTTGTCTTTTATGCCCCTCGTCTGAGAATTAACAAGCggatcctgcagctctgcatgggCAACCATGAGCTGTATATGCGGCGCAGGAAGCCTGACACTATTGAGGTGCAACAAATGAAAGCCCAGGCCCGGGAAGAGAAGCACCAGAAACAACTGGAAAG GAAACAACTAGAAGAtgaaaagaggaggagggagacaattgaaagggagaaagagcaaatgctgagagagaaggaggagctGTTGGTGAGACTACAAGAGTATGAAGTGAAGactcagaaagcagagaaag AGCTCTCAGATCAGATCCAAAGAGCTATTCaactggaggaggaaaggagacgAGCCCAGGAAGAAGCAGAACGTTTGGAAGCTGACCGtttggctgctctgcaggccAAGGAGGAGCTGGAAAGACAAACTATGGACCAGATAAagagccaggagcagctg GCTACAGAACTTGCAGAGTATACAGCCAAGATTGCACTTCTTGAAGAGGCAAGAAGGCGTAAAGAGAGTGAGGTTGAAGAGTGGCAAATCAGA GCCAGGGAAGCCCAGGAGGATCTGGTAAAGACAAAGGAGGAGTTACACTTGGTAATGACTGCTCCACCTCCACCCCCACCACCTGTCTATGAGCCAGTGAACTACCATGTCCATGATAACTTGCAAGATGAAGGCTCTGAGTACTCTGCCTACAGCGCGGAGTTCTCCAGCGAGGGGATCAGGAATGACCGCAACGAGGAAGAGCGCATTACTGAAGCAGAAAAGAATGCACGTGTACAGAGTCAGCTGAGG GCGCTGACAGATGAGCTGGCCCAGGCTAGACATGAAAATAAGAGGACCCAAAATGACATTATCCACTCAGAGAACATGCGCCAGGGACGTGACAAGTACAAAACGCTGCGGCAGATCCGGCAAGGCAACACCAAGCAGAGAATCGATGAGTTCGAGGCAATGTAA